The following proteins come from a genomic window of Pseudomonas putida:
- a CDS encoding IS4-like element ISPa1635 family transposase, whose amino-acid sequence MKIVQKITSPLDCPAFIAAHRQNPQDFTRRRQLTFKNLVLFLLNQPRTALQTELDQFYRVLNQASTETQMVTAQAFCKARKKLNPEVFESLNHLLQQQIDCFGLRQKWRGLRVLAVDGSTVHLPLESTMATFFGSHSGFPMARLSTLYEVADGQTLHSLIVPLTVGERDCAHLHLEHLPADSLTLFDRGYPGHWLFALFAQQQRHFLMRLPCGYNAQVKAFLYSGQVEDTQLFVANHPEARLFCSEAGVDPASQIELRLIRVELANGESEVLLTSLLDREAFPAEVFAELYHRRWGIETDFRRLKQTLTLDNFSGRSVTAVKQDFHAAQLLKNLALLMQHLLQPVIEQRHKGRKLRWKVNFTQGVSRLKNTLVELLVRHCAQGLSNVLALMAKSLSAVRSGRSFARQRKRAASRGCEGYKPTR is encoded by the coding sequence TTGAAAATTGTACAAAAAATAACCAGTCCGCTCGATTGTCCCGCCTTCATCGCCGCCCACCGCCAGAATCCTCAAGACTTTACCCGCCGACGCCAGCTCACCTTCAAGAACCTCGTCCTGTTCCTGCTCAATCAGCCGCGCACGGCCCTGCAAACCGAACTCGATCAGTTCTATCGCGTACTCAATCAGGCGTCGACTGAGACGCAAATGGTCACTGCGCAGGCCTTCTGCAAAGCGCGCAAAAAGCTCAACCCCGAGGTATTTGAAAGTCTCAATCACCTCCTGCAGCAACAAATTGACTGCTTCGGGCTGCGTCAGAAGTGGCGTGGGCTGAGGGTGCTCGCGGTGGATGGCTCGACCGTGCATTTACCCCTGGAGTCGACCATGGCGACCTTCTTTGGCAGTCACTCTGGCTTTCCCATGGCTCGCTTGTCCACACTCTACGAAGTCGCTGACGGTCAAACCCTGCATAGCCTGATCGTGCCCCTGACCGTCGGCGAGCGCGACTGTGCCCATCTGCACCTTGAGCACCTGCCGGCTGACAGCCTGACGCTGTTTGACCGTGGTTACCCTGGGCACTGGTTATTCGCGCTGTTCGCGCAGCAACAGCGGCACTTTCTGATGCGCCTGCCCTGTGGCTATAACGCCCAGGTCAAAGCGTTTCTATACTCTGGCCAAGTTGAAGACACACAGCTTTTCGTGGCCAACCATCCTGAAGCACGTCTGTTCTGCTCCGAGGCTGGCGTTGATCCTGCCAGCCAGATCGAGCTGAGACTGATCCGGGTCGAGTTGGCCAACGGCGAAAGCGAGGTATTGCTGACCTCGTTGCTGGATCGAGAAGCCTTTCCCGCTGAGGTGTTTGCCGAGCTTTACCACCGCCGCTGGGGCATCGAAACCGACTTCCGTCGCCTCAAACAAACCCTGACGCTGGACAACTTCAGCGGCCGCAGCGTGACTGCTGTAAAGCAGGACTTTCATGCCGCTCAACTGTTGAAGAACCTGGCGCTGTTGATGCAGCACCTGCTACAGCCGGTCATCGAACAGCGCCACAAAGGTCGCAAGCTGCGATGGAAAGTCAACTTCACCCAAGGCGTGTCACGGCTCAAAAATACCCTGGTCGAGCTGCTGGTGCGGCACTGTGCTCAGGGGCTGAGCAATGTGCTGGCCTTGATGGCTAAAAGCCTCAGTGCCGTACGCTCAGGCCGTAGCTTTGCGCGCCAACGCAAACGCGCAGCCAGCCGAGGTTGTGAGGGCTACAAACCGACGCGCTGA
- the hcp gene encoding type VI secretion system tube protein Hcp: MAFDAYLQISDIPGEALDEKYSKWIEVTGYDFGVSQSTSATASSAGGASSGRTAASNFTFTKFLDSASCKLMEASCAGQHFKEVKLALCRAGGDKLKYYEIILEEVIIADYTQSAADGVPIEVVQLDYGRIKTTYTQQKRTDGSGGGNIAGGWDRIGNKKYA, from the coding sequence ATGGCTTTTGACGCGTATTTGCAAATCAGCGATATCCCAGGCGAAGCCTTGGACGAAAAGTACAGCAAGTGGATTGAAGTGACCGGTTATGACTTCGGTGTAAGCCAAAGCACCTCCGCCACCGCAAGCTCCGCCGGCGGCGCCAGCTCTGGCCGCACCGCAGCCAGCAACTTCACCTTCACCAAGTTTCTCGACAGCGCCAGTTGCAAACTGATGGAGGCCAGTTGTGCAGGCCAGCATTTCAAGGAAGTGAAACTCGCGCTGTGCCGCGCGGGCGGCGACAAGCTCAAGTATTACGAAATCATTCTCGAAGAAGTGATCATCGCCGACTACACCCAGAGCGCCGCCGATGGCGTGCCGATCGAGGTGGTTCAGCTCGACTACGGCCGAATCAAGACCACCTATACCCAGCAAAAACGCACCGACGGCTCCGGCGGCGGCAACATTGCTGGCGGGTGGGACCGGATCGGTAACAAGAAGTACGCATGA
- a CDS encoding glutamyl-tRNA reductase: MAFLALGINHKTASVDVRERVAFTPEQLVDALQQLCRLTSSREAAILSTCNRSELYIEQDHLSADAVLQWLADYHRLSLDELRASAYVHEEHEAVKHMMRVASGLDSLVLGEPQILGQMKSAYAVAREAGTVGPLLGRLFQATFSAAKQVRTDTAIGENPVSVAFAAVSLAKQIFADLGRSQALLIGAGETITLVARHLHEQGVRRIVVANRTLERASILAEQFGAHAVLLADIPQELANSDIVISSTASQLPILGKGAVESALKQRRHKPIFMVDIAVPRDIETEVGELDDVYLYTVDDLHDVVAENLKSRQGAAQAAEELVSVGAEDFMLRLRELAAVDVLRAYRQQSERLRDEELQKALRLLANGGNPEDVLAQLARGLTNKLLHAPSVQLKKLSAEGRLDALAMAQELFALNEGSTDKSPQ, translated from the coding sequence ATGGCCTTTCTTGCACTTGGTATCAACCATAAGACTGCCTCGGTAGACGTACGCGAGCGCGTGGCGTTTACCCCAGAGCAGCTGGTAGACGCCCTGCAGCAGCTCTGCCGACTGACGTCCAGCCGCGAGGCGGCGATCCTGTCGACCTGCAACCGCAGTGAGCTCTATATAGAGCAGGACCACCTGTCCGCCGACGCCGTGCTGCAGTGGCTGGCCGACTATCACCGCCTCAGCCTCGACGAGCTGCGCGCCAGCGCCTACGTGCATGAAGAGCACGAGGCCGTGAAGCATATGATGCGCGTGGCCTCGGGCCTGGACTCGCTGGTTCTCGGCGAGCCTCAGATCCTGGGCCAGATGAAGTCCGCCTACGCCGTGGCCCGCGAAGCCGGTACCGTCGGGCCGTTGCTCGGGCGCCTGTTCCAGGCCACCTTCAGCGCCGCCAAGCAGGTGCGTACCGACACCGCCATCGGTGAAAACCCGGTTTCGGTAGCGTTCGCCGCAGTCAGCCTGGCCAAGCAGATTTTTGCCGACCTGGGCCGTAGCCAGGCCCTGCTGATCGGTGCCGGCGAAACCATCACGCTGGTCGCCCGCCACCTGCACGAGCAGGGCGTACGCCGTATCGTGGTGGCCAACCGTACTCTGGAACGCGCCAGCATCCTGGCTGAGCAGTTCGGTGCGCATGCCGTGCTGCTGGCAGACATCCCACAGGAACTGGCCAACAGCGACATCGTGATCAGCTCCACCGCCAGTCAGTTGCCGATCCTGGGCAAGGGCGCGGTCGAGAGCGCACTGAAACAGCGCCGACACAAGCCGATCTTCATGGTCGACATCGCTGTCCCTCGCGATATCGAAACCGAAGTCGGCGAGCTGGACGACGTCTACCTGTACACCGTCGACGACCTGCACGATGTAGTGGCGGAAAACCTCAAGAGCCGCCAGGGCGCGGCCCAGGCGGCCGAAGAGCTGGTATCCGTGGGCGCCGAAGACTTCATGCTGCGCCTGCGCGAACTGGCTGCGGTGGACGTGCTCAGGGCCTATCGCCAGCAAAGTGAGCGCCTTCGCGACGAAGAACTGCAAAAGGCCTTGCGCCTGCTGGCCAATGGCGGCAACCCCGAAGACGTGCTGGCCCAACTGGCCCGGGGCCTGACCAACAAACTCCTGCATGCGCCCAGCGTGCAGTTGAAAAAGCTCTCGGCCGAGGGCCGCCTCGATGCGCTGGCCATGGCCCAGGAACTCTTTGCCCTCAACGAGGGCTCCACGGACAAATCCCCGCAATGA
- the prfA gene encoding peptide chain release factor 1, whose translation MKASLLNKLEILQDRFEELTALLGDAEVISDQTRFRAYSREYAEVEPVYAAYKEWRKVQDDLEGAQALLKDSDPDLREMAVEEVREAKEQLLTLEAQLQRMLLPKDPNDGRNVFLEIRAGTGGDEAAIFSGDLFRMYSRYAEKRGWRLEILSENEGEHGGYKEIIARVEGENVYGKLKFESGAHRVQRVPETESQGRVHTSACTVAVLPEPDEQAAIEINPADLRVDTYRASGAGGQHVNKTDSAIRITHLPTGIVVECQEERSQHKNRARAMSWLSAKLNDMQTSAAQNAIASERKLLVGSGDRSERIRTYNYPQGRVTDHRINLTLYSLDDILSGGVDAVIEPLLAEYQADQLAALGD comes from the coding sequence ATGAAAGCGTCGCTGCTGAACAAACTGGAAATCCTCCAGGACCGTTTTGAAGAACTCACCGCCCTGCTCGGTGACGCCGAGGTTATTTCCGACCAGACGCGTTTTCGCGCCTACTCCCGTGAGTATGCCGAGGTCGAGCCGGTTTACGCTGCCTATAAAGAGTGGCGTAAAGTCCAGGACGACCTCGAAGGCGCCCAGGCGCTGCTCAAGGACAGTGACCCGGACCTGCGTGAAATGGCCGTGGAAGAGGTGCGTGAAGCCAAGGAGCAACTGCTGACGCTGGAGGCGCAGCTGCAGCGCATGCTGCTGCCCAAAGACCCCAACGACGGCCGCAACGTGTTTCTCGAAATCCGCGCCGGTACGGGGGGCGACGAGGCAGCCATTTTCTCTGGTGACCTGTTCCGCATGTACTCGCGCTACGCCGAAAAGCGCGGCTGGCGCCTGGAGATCTTGTCCGAGAACGAAGGCGAGCACGGCGGCTACAAGGAAATCATTGCCCGCGTCGAGGGCGAGAACGTCTACGGCAAGCTCAAGTTCGAGTCCGGTGCACACCGGGTTCAGCGTGTGCCCGAGACCGAGTCCCAAGGCCGTGTCCACACTTCCGCGTGCACGGTGGCGGTGCTACCCGAGCCGGACGAGCAGGCTGCCATCGAAATCAACCCGGCCGACCTGCGCGTGGATACCTACCGTGCCTCCGGTGCCGGCGGCCAGCACGTCAACAAGACCGACTCGGCGATCCGCATCACCCACTTGCCCACCGGTATCGTGGTCGAATGCCAGGAGGAGCGCTCGCAGCACAAGAACCGCGCCCGTGCCATGTCCTGGCTGTCGGCCAAGCTGAACGACATGCAGACCAGCGCCGCGCAGAACGCCATTGCCAGTGAGCGCAAGTTGCTGGTGGGCTCCGGTGACCGCTCCGAGCGCATCCGCACCTACAATTACCCACAGGGCCGGGTGACCGATCACCGCATCAACCTGACCTTGTATTCGCTGGACGACATCCTCAGCGGTGGCGTAGACGCGGTGATCGAACCGCTGCTGGCCGAATACCAGGCCGATCAACTGGCCGCCTTGGGGGACTGA
- the prmC gene encoding peptide chain release factor N(5)-glutamine methyltransferase, with protein MTVIASLLRNAQLPESPTERLDAELLLAAAIGKSRSYLHTWPERIVSSEDAETYASYLQRRRGGEPVAYILGLQGFWKIDLEVAPHTLIPRPDTELLVETALELQPASPAKVLDLGTGTGAIALALASERPAWQVTAVDRVEEAAALAERNRQRLGLANARVRLSHWFDSLAGERFDLIVSNPPYIAAEDPHLATGDVRFEPSSALVAGADGLDDLRVIATQAPAHLLPGGWLLLEHGYDQAAAVRAMLAEHGFIEVASRTDLGGHERITLGRLPC; from the coding sequence ATGACTGTCATCGCCAGCCTGTTGCGCAACGCGCAGTTGCCCGAATCGCCCACTGAGCGCCTGGATGCCGAGTTGCTGCTGGCTGCGGCCATCGGTAAGTCGCGCAGCTACCTGCACACCTGGCCTGAGCGTATCGTCAGCAGCGAAGATGCCGAGACCTATGCCAGCTACCTGCAGCGCCGCCGTGGCGGCGAGCCAGTGGCCTATATCCTTGGGCTGCAGGGCTTCTGGAAGATCGACCTGGAGGTTGCGCCGCATACCCTGATCCCGCGGCCGGATACCGAGCTACTGGTCGAGACGGCCCTTGAGCTGCAACCCGCTTCGCCAGCCAAGGTTCTTGACCTGGGTACGGGAACGGGTGCCATCGCCCTGGCGCTGGCCAGCGAGCGCCCGGCCTGGCAGGTGACAGCGGTTGACCGTGTGGAGGAGGCTGCTGCCCTCGCCGAGCGCAACCGTCAGCGGTTGGGTCTGGCCAACGCTCGGGTACGGCTAAGCCACTGGTTCGACAGCCTGGCCGGCGAGCGTTTCGATCTCATCGTCAGCAACCCGCCCTACATCGCTGCTGAAGATCCGCACCTGGCGACCGGAGACGTGCGCTTCGAACCCAGCAGTGCACTGGTGGCCGGTGCCGATGGCCTGGACGACCTTCGTGTGATCGCTACCCAGGCCCCAGCGCACCTGTTGCCTGGTGGCTGGCTACTGCTGGAACATGGCTACGATCAGGCGGCAGCGGTACGCGCTATGCTGGCTGAACATGGCTTTATCGAGGTGGCCAGCCGCACGGACTTGGGCGGCCATGAACGTATTACCCTGGGGCGACTGCCATGCTGA
- the moeB gene encoding molybdopterin-synthase adenylyltransferase MoeB, whose amino-acid sequence MLSDQELLRYSRQVLLAQIDIDGQLRLKQSKALIVGLGGLGSPVALYLAAAGVGELHLADFDTVDLTNLQRQVIHDSASVGMSKVDSALQRLQAINPEVSLVAHRQALDEDSLAAAVAAVDLVLDCSDNFSTREAVNAACVAASKPLVSGAAIRLEGQLSVFDPRRDYSPCYHCLYGHGSEAELTCSEAGVIGPLVGLVGSLQALEAMKLLAGFGEPLVGRLLLIDALGTRIRELRVKRDPACTVCGKRDG is encoded by the coding sequence ATGCTGAGTGATCAGGAACTGCTACGTTACAGCCGCCAGGTGCTGCTGGCTCAGATCGACATTGATGGCCAGCTGCGGCTCAAGCAGAGCAAAGCGCTGATTGTCGGGCTGGGTGGCCTGGGCTCGCCAGTTGCCCTTTATCTGGCCGCGGCCGGAGTAGGTGAGCTGCACCTGGCCGACTTCGACACCGTCGACCTGACCAACCTGCAACGCCAGGTAATCCACGACAGTGCCAGCGTCGGCATGAGCAAGGTCGACTCGGCCTTGCAGCGTTTGCAGGCTATCAACCCGGAAGTCAGCCTGGTTGCTCACCGCCAGGCACTGGACGAGGACTCGCTGGCGGCTGCGGTGGCGGCGGTCGACCTGGTGCTGGACTGCTCCGACAATTTCTCTACCCGCGAAGCGGTCAACGCTGCCTGTGTCGCCGCCAGCAAGCCATTGGTCAGCGGTGCGGCAATCCGTCTGGAAGGTCAACTGTCGGTGTTCGACCCGCGGCGCGACTACAGCCCGTGCTACCACTGCCTTTACGGACACGGTAGCGAAGCTGAACTGACTTGCAGCGAAGCAGGCGTCATTGGCCCGCTGGTGGGGCTGGTGGGTAGCCTGCAGGCGCTGGAGGCGATGAAGCTGCTGGCGGGCTTCGGTGAACCGTTGGTTGGCCGCTTGCTGTTGATTGATGCCCTAGGTACCCGTATCCGCGAGCTTCGTGTCAAGCGCGACCCGGCGTGCACGGTCTGTGGCAAGCGCGATGGCTGA
- a CDS encoding glutamate racemase yields the protein MAERSAPVGVMDSGVGGLSVLAEIQRLLPNETLLYVADCGHIPYGEKSPDYIRERCRHIAGFFHEQGAKAMVLACNTATVAAVADLRELYPTWPLVGMEPAVKPAAAATRSGVVGVLATTGTLQSAKFAALLDRFANDVRVITQPCPGLVELIETGDLASPALRQMLQGYVQPLLAAGCDTLILGCTHYPFLRPLLASMVPEDVAIIDTGAAVARQLRRLLGANDLLAEGPAGAARFWTSADPEILRKILPVLWHKSGDVQSFAL from the coding sequence ATGGCTGAGCGCTCGGCGCCGGTAGGCGTCATGGACTCGGGGGTTGGCGGTTTGTCGGTGCTCGCCGAGATCCAGCGCCTGCTGCCCAACGAGACGTTGCTGTATGTGGCCGATTGCGGGCATATACCCTACGGTGAGAAGTCGCCGGACTATATCCGCGAGCGCTGCCGGCACATTGCCGGGTTCTTCCATGAGCAAGGCGCAAAGGCCATGGTGTTGGCCTGCAACACCGCCACGGTGGCGGCAGTGGCCGACCTGCGAGAGTTGTATCCGACCTGGCCGTTGGTGGGCATGGAGCCGGCCGTGAAGCCTGCTGCAGCCGCCACCCGCTCGGGCGTGGTCGGTGTGCTGGCCACTACCGGTACCCTGCAGAGTGCCAAGTTCGCAGCCTTGCTCGACCGCTTCGCCAATGACGTACGGGTTATCACCCAGCCTTGCCCAGGGCTGGTCGAGCTGATCGAAACCGGTGACCTTGCAAGCCCGGCGTTGCGCCAGATGCTGCAAGGTTACGTGCAGCCGCTGCTGGCAGCAGGTTGCGATACGCTGATCCTCGGCTGCACCCATTACCCTTTCCTTCGCCCATTGCTGGCCAGCATGGTGCCGGAGGACGTGGCCATCATCGACACCGGCGCGGCCGTGGCGCGTCAGTTGCGACGGCTGTTGGGTGCCAATGATCTGCTGGCCGAAGGCCCGGCTGGCGCTGCACGCTTCTGGACAAGCGCTGATCCAGAAATCCTAAGAAAAATCCTACCTGTGCTGTGGCATAAGTCCGGCGATGTGCAAAGCTTTGCGTTGTGA
- a CDS encoding acyloxyacyl hydrolase has product MRKLLGLAAAAAFVMGQSMSVQAADVSFSVGQTGDSTMVYRLGLQSNWDASWWQTSVGRLTGYWDGAYTYWDGDETASNHSLSFAPVFVYEFAGESVKPYIEAGIGVAAFSSTELESNELGSAFQFEDRIGFGLRFAGGHEIGVRAIHYSNAGIKEPNDGVESYSLHYRMAL; this is encoded by the coding sequence ATGAGGAAACTGCTCGGCTTGGCAGCGGCTGCTGCCTTTGTTATGGGACAATCGATGTCGGTACAAGCTGCCGATGTTTCGTTTTCGGTGGGGCAGACCGGCGATTCGACCATGGTCTACCGGCTAGGGCTGCAATCGAACTGGGATGCGAGCTGGTGGCAGACCAGCGTTGGTCGGCTGACCGGCTATTGGGATGGCGCCTACACCTACTGGGATGGCGACGAGACCGCGAGCAATCACAGCCTGTCCTTCGCGCCAGTGTTCGTCTATGAGTTTGCCGGGGAGTCGGTGAAGCCTTACATCGAAGCGGGGATCGGGGTGGCGGCGTTCTCCAGCACCGAGTTGGAAAGCAACGAGCTGGGTTCGGCTTTCCAGTTCGAGGATCGCATCGGCTTTGGTTTGCGCTTTGCCGGCGGGCATGAGATTGGGGTGCGGGCGATTCACTACTCGAACGCCGGCATCAAAGAGCCCAATGATGGTGTAGAAAGCTATAGCTTGCATTACCGAATGGCGCTCTGA
- a CDS encoding SDR family NAD(P)-dependent oxidoreductase gives MNNSRSFWVTGASNGLGLALVKRMLEEGHRVAASGKDGAALDALGARYGRQLLRLPWQLHEEQQITHACQQICHAWCSLDGLIINTGTSDYLSADVNDAELIETIVTTNQLAAEHCLGKALPLLAKGQSPQVMALFNRYSALQLFAPTQVTAGWNNLPQWMREQRKALEEQGVALTIVGPQSLKVTVTSAQAIPEAWTPDSAAEELLRRWPQREPELVLETLNVSSLWPLTR, from the coding sequence TTGAATAACTCACGCAGTTTCTGGGTTACGGGCGCAAGCAACGGACTTGGCTTGGCTTTGGTGAAGAGGATGCTCGAGGAAGGGCATCGCGTTGCCGCCAGCGGCAAGGATGGCGCTGCACTGGATGCTTTGGGGGCACGCTACGGCCGCCAATTGTTGCGTTTGCCGTGGCAGTTGCATGAAGAACAACAAATCACCCATGCATGCCAACAGATTTGCCATGCCTGGTGTTCGCTGGACGGTCTGATCATCAACACCGGCACCAGCGATTACCTGTCAGCCGATGTCAATGACGCTGAGCTGATCGAAACAATCGTCACTACCAACCAGCTTGCCGCAGAGCATTGCCTGGGCAAAGCGCTGCCGTTGCTGGCAAAGGGGCAGTCACCGCAGGTGATGGCGCTTTTCAACCGTTATTCGGCGTTGCAGCTGTTTGCACCGACACAGGTGACTGCGGGCTGGAACAACTTGCCGCAGTGGATGCGTGAGCAGCGCAAGGCCCTTGAGGAGCAAGGGGTAGCACTGACCATTGTAGGACCACAATCGCTGAAGGTAACGGTGACGTCGGCACAGGCGATACCGGAGGCGTGGACGCCCGACAGTGCCGCAGAGGAGTTATTGCGGCGGTGGCCTCAGCGAGAACCGGAACTGGTCCTGGAGACGCTGAACGTCAGTAGCCTGTGGCCACTGACGCGCTAA
- the phrB gene encoding deoxyribodipyrimidine photo-lyase — translation MHLTWLRSDLRIDDNTALSASTERGPTIALWLVSPGQWQAHDDADCKVDFWLRNLNDLRQSLEKLNIPLLIRTIETWDQAPQAVLDVCRQHQVQSVHWNEEYGINEQRRDDATRALLEKSAIQAHSYLDQLFFRPGTVLTRSGDYFQVFSQFKKTCLEHLHRSLPALARRVKRQAPLNIGSDPVPLHVEGFGTTTHTVRDHWPAGEAEAQSRLSRFLDETIDDYQHLRDLPAKPGTSQLSPYLAAGVISPRQCLHGALACNRGEFDSGSTGVQTWVNELLWREFYKHILSGYPQVSRHRAFRAQTEALPWRDAPADLEAWEQGRTGFPIIDAAMRQLLHTGWMHNRLRMVVAMFLSKNLLIDWRKGERHFMRHLIDGDLAANNGGWQWSASTGTDAVPYFRIFNPISQSQRFDPQGHFIRHWVPELQALDEKAIHHPIKSTDLFGNTAYLSPIVDLSSSRQRALEAFKGLPRRQNQGITS, via the coding sequence ATGCACCTGACCTGGCTGCGCAGCGACCTGCGCATCGATGACAACACTGCACTCAGCGCCTCCACAGAGCGCGGCCCGACCATCGCCCTGTGGCTTGTCAGCCCCGGGCAATGGCAAGCCCATGACGATGCCGACTGCAAAGTCGACTTCTGGCTGCGTAACCTGAATGACCTGCGCCAATCACTGGAAAAGCTGAACATACCCCTGCTGATCCGCACAATCGAAACCTGGGACCAGGCACCACAGGCGGTGCTCGATGTCTGCCGCCAGCATCAGGTGCAAAGCGTGCACTGGAACGAGGAGTACGGCATCAATGAGCAGCGCCGGGATGATGCCACCCGGGCACTGCTGGAAAAGTCGGCCATCCAGGCACACAGCTACCTCGACCAGCTGTTCTTCCGTCCGGGTACCGTGCTTACCCGCAGTGGCGATTACTTCCAGGTCTTCAGCCAGTTCAAGAAAACCTGCCTGGAACATTTGCACCGCAGCCTGCCGGCCTTGGCCCGGCGAGTGAAGCGCCAGGCACCGTTGAACATCGGCAGCGATCCGGTCCCGCTACACGTAGAGGGATTCGGAACAACCACGCACACAGTGCGCGACCACTGGCCAGCAGGTGAGGCTGAGGCACAGTCCCGCCTGTCACGCTTCCTCGACGAAACCATCGACGACTACCAGCACTTGCGTGATTTGCCTGCCAAGCCCGGTACCAGCCAGCTTTCACCCTACCTGGCCGCCGGCGTGATCTCGCCCCGCCAATGCTTGCACGGTGCACTGGCCTGCAACCGGGGCGAGTTCGACAGTGGCAGCACGGGCGTGCAGACCTGGGTCAACGAGCTACTGTGGCGCGAGTTCTACAAGCACATCCTGAGCGGTTATCCACAGGTCTCCCGCCACCGCGCCTTCCGTGCCCAGACCGAAGCCCTGCCGTGGCGTGACGCCCCGGCAGACCTGGAGGCGTGGGAGCAGGGCCGCACCGGTTTCCCGATCATCGATGCCGCCATGCGCCAACTGCTGCACACCGGGTGGATGCACAACCGCTTGCGCATGGTCGTGGCCATGTTCCTCAGCAAGAACCTGCTGATTGACTGGCGCAAGGGCGAGCGGCACTTCATGCGCCACCTGATTGACGGCGACCTGGCCGCCAACAACGGGGGCTGGCAGTGGAGTGCGTCCACCGGCACCGATGCGGTGCCCTATTTCCGTATCTTCAACCCGATTTCGCAGTCGCAGCGCTTCGATCCTCAGGGGCATTTCATTCGCCACTGGGTACCAGAACTACAAGCGCTCGACGAAAAAGCCATCCATCACCCCATTAAATCGACGGACCTTTTCGGTAATACTGCTTACCTAAGTCCAATCGTAGATCTCAGCAGCAGTCGCCAGCGGGCCCTGGAAGCGTTCAAAGGGCTGCCACGCCGGCAGAATCAGGGGATAACGTCTTGA
- a CDS encoding MerR family transcriptional regulator — MRSEDLLPIGELARRTGVNPVTLRAWERRYGLLKPQRTAKGHRLYPLEQVERVEAVLAWLQRGASVGQVRELLDKPTSTPPKGDWQARQFQLIEAIASLSQRALDQQLNQAMALYPAVTLCEQLLLPLLDMLDLRWRNYFNARLEQVFFHSWLRSKLGARVYHDNQLLQGPAVLLAEDSERTFSPGLWLCAWLLTSNGFPVEVLEQPVAGPQLLSAVNVLKPRALLLHLGPRIDDKALLRTLQGLPVPKLLGGTTLALHEARLKAFELPDLFLFDTPQAALRVLQANDRQPVEKTPPCT; from the coding sequence ATGCGGTCTGAGGACTTGCTGCCCATCGGCGAACTGGCCCGTCGCACCGGCGTCAACCCCGTCACCCTGCGCGCCTGGGAGCGCCGTTATGGGTTGCTCAAGCCACAGCGCACCGCCAAGGGGCATCGCCTGTATCCACTTGAGCAGGTCGAACGCGTCGAGGCCGTCCTGGCCTGGCTGCAGCGTGGCGCGTCGGTCGGCCAAGTCCGCGAGTTGCTCGACAAACCTACCAGCACTCCACCAAAGGGTGACTGGCAAGCCAGGCAATTCCAGCTGATCGAGGCCATCGCCAGCCTGTCACAGCGCGCCCTCGACCAGCAACTTAACCAGGCCATGGCGCTGTACCCGGCGGTCACCCTGTGCGAGCAATTGCTGCTGCCGCTACTCGACATGCTCGACCTGCGCTGGCGCAATTACTTCAACGCTCGGCTGGAGCAGGTGTTTTTCCACAGCTGGCTACGCAGCAAGCTCGGTGCCCGCGTGTATCACGACAACCAGCTGCTGCAAGGCCCTGCCGTATTGCTGGCTGAAGACAGCGAACGCACCTTCAGTCCAGGCTTATGGTTGTGCGCCTGGCTGCTCACCAGCAACGGCTTCCCGGTCGAGGTACTCGAGCAGCCTGTCGCAGGCCCGCAATTGCTAAGCGCCGTCAACGTGCTGAAACCACGCGCCTTACTCCTGCACCTCGGGCCACGCATCGACGACAAGGCGTTGCTGCGCACCCTGCAAGGCTTGCCGGTCCCCAAGCTACTGGGCGGTACCACGCTGGCGCTGCATGAAGCCCGCTTGAAGGCTTTTGAGCTTCCCGACCTTTTCCTGTTCGATACCCCGCAGGCGGCATTGCGCGTGCTTCAAGCCAACGATCGACAGCCTGTAGAGAAAACTCCCCCATGCACCTGA